The nucleotide window CAATTAAAACAGCAGTATGATACCGCACAGAAAATCGGTCGCGTTGCTCCTCGGCAAATGGGCGTCCTCTCTTAACCCTAACTTTCAGCAACTTTAATCATGACAGGACAACTACAAGAAGGCATCTATCACGCGCCTGGAGTTCGACCGGATCAATGTTTTGGAATCATGTTTCTTCGTGCTGCTAGGGGACTGACTGCGCCTCAAATTGGCACGGCATTTCAAACCCTGTGGGCCATGTATCAAAACCTCAAACAAGGCCAGGTTAAGGACATCCCTGGTGCTCCGGTTCCCAGTGGGGATTTAACTGTTTTGGTGGGATATGGACCTAATGTCTTTAAATTGGCCGATCGCGGTCGATCGCTCCCCCTGGATTTAGGAGCAAAAAATCAGTTCCGTTCTGCTCGTCCTACGGGTGGCGGTCCGTTACTTTTGGGTTCGGGTTTATCTTATGCCGATGATATCCAATTTAATCCCGCAACGGAAGAAATTGCCCTGCAATTTATTGCTAAAACTGAATTAGCGGTGAATCGGGCGGTGGTAGAAACCTGGAAAAGTTTACAGGATTTGACTGACCCAGAAACGGGGGAATCTCCGTTATTAATCACCCGATTTTATACGGGGTTTCAGCGGAATGATGAGCGAAGCTGGATTGATTTTCATGATGGAGTTTCTAACATGAAAAGTTCGGAACGGATTCAGGCGATCGCCATTAAAGAAGACCAAACTTCCCCCGAGGATAAATGGACAGTCGGCGGAACTTATCTCGCCTTTCTGCGATTGCCTGTGGATCTCACGGTATGGCGCAAACTCACTCGCCAGCAACAAGAAATCATCGTCGGACGAGATAAACTATCGGGATGTCCCCTGGAGATGATTGATAAGGATGGCAATCCGGTTGTCCAAACGGGTTGTCCCTTTGCCGGAACCCGAGAAGTCACTCACCCAGAAAACAAGGAATATCGGGAGTTACCTCGGGTGCCTTTGGAGTCGCCTTTAAATGCGAGTCACAGTCATCGCGCCAATCAGAATAAAGCGGAAGATGTGGGGTCGCGCAATTCCCTGCGAGTGTTCCGCCAAGGATATGAATTCTTAGAGGCGATCGATAGCACTCCCGGTTTTCGTGCGGGTTTAAACTTTGTGAGTTTTCAGGATACTCCTGAACGATTATTGCGGATGTTGACGCAACCCACTTGGTTAGGAGGGGTGAATTTTGGCGGTGCAGACAAGGCGCAATTGCCAGGAATGGAACGGTTTATTACGGTGCGTGCAGGAGGTGTATTTTTAGTTCCACCCGTGGTAGAGGGGGAGGTATTCCCCGGATCGACAATTTTTGGACTCTGAGGGGTGCAGAGATGCCAAGGGTTACGGGGTATTGCTCCGTTGGAATTTTGCATCCTTGAACCCTGAAAAAAATCTCACCCTAGGGGAATGGATGGAGGCAGGAATCAAGCTAAAATTGCAGGAATAATCACAAGAAGGGGTTGAATGGATGGATGTACAAACGGAATTGGAAGGCGATCGCATTGCCAGGTTTCGCCAACTGCAAAGTCAATTGCGCGATCGCTGGCAAACCATTGATGAGTTTGATCGCGGGGATAATGATATTTTAGTGATTCCCTCCCTGTCACTCGATCGCCGGGAACTGTTGAAAATTGACGGGGTACATCACTATGAGGAACGGAATCTCTATTCCCTAATTCGGTTGCGAAACCCCCGCACTCGCCTGATTTATGTCACATCCCAACCCTTACATCCCACGATTGTTGAATATTACCTGCAATTGCTACCGGGAATTCCCTTTTCTCACGCACGCGATCGCCTGCTGCTGTTTTCGACTTACGATGCTTCCCCTAAACCCCTAACCGAAAAGATTTTAGAACGTCCCCGTCTGATTGAGCGCATCCGGCAGGTTTTACGGAGAGATAAATCTTACATGATTTGTTTTAATTCTACTGCCAGTGAACGGGAACTCGCGGTTGAGTTAGATATTCCTTTATTGGCATTAAATCCCGAGTTATTAGAGTGGGGAACGAAAAGCGGTTCTCGCCAAATATTTGGGGAATGTAATATTCCCCATCCTGCGGGTAGTTTATCCGTTTGGACGGTGCAATCGTTGGCAGTTGCTACGGCAGATTTATTAGCAAAAGAACCGAATTTAAAACGAATTGCGATTAAACTGAATGAAGGATTTTCAGGGAAAGGAAACGCCATTTTAGAGGTGCAATCCCTGTATGAAATTGCACCGGAAGAGCGGGTGGCTACGATTTGCGATCGCTTTGAAACCATGAACTTTCAAGCGGAGGAAGAAACTTGGGCCAAATTTTCCAGTCGCATTCCTGAATTAGGCGCAATTGTGGAAGCATATCTCGAAGGAGATGACAAGCGATCGCCGAGTGTGCAAGGCAGAATTCTCCCCAATGGGGACGTAGAAATTCTCTCCACTCATGACCAAATTCTCGGCGGTAGCGATCAGCAAATTTTCCTCGGTTGTAAGTTTCCGGCAGATGAAGGATATCGACTACAAGCGCAGGAACTGGGGATGCGCGTCGGGCGAAATTTAGCCGCTAAAGGTGCATTAGAACGGTTCAGTGTAGACTTTTTGGCGATTCAGCGTCAGGAGAGCAATCATCCAGTCTGGGATTTGTATGCGATCGAAATTAATCTCCGCAAAGGCGGGACAACTCATCCTTTTATGGAACTCAAACTGTTAACCAATGGCCGGTATAATTTATCAACGGGATTATTTTACAGCCAAACCGGACGCCCTAAATATTACTTTGCCACGGACAACCTCCAAAAAGACCGCTATCGGGGATTATTGCCGAATGATTTGATGGATATTATCGCCTATCATCAACTTCATTTTGATAGTTGTACGGAAACCGGAACCTTGTTTCATTTAATGGGATGTCTCTCCGAATTTGGTAAACTGGGATTAACCAGCATTGGCAATTCTCCTGAACAAGCGGAATCCATTTACAATCATGTGGTGAAAATCCTCAATAAGGAAACCGGAGGAAGTGGCACTGATGACGAGGGGATGTCAGCAATCACTCCGGCGATCGCCTCCCCTGGAAATTTACATTAAACCACAACAAGGTTATGAAAATTAGAACCATTACCACCGGGATTTCCTTAGAATCCCCAGGCGATCGCGCCCCCATTCAAAAAGCCGCACAATTTAACGCCCAAGCGCAACAGGAGTTAGAAACTCAAGGCTATGAAGTCCAAACCACGCGGATTTCCACCCAATCCTTTGAGAACTATTTACCCGGATACACCCTGTTTGAAATTCTGGACAATTCAGAAAAGCTGGAAGAAATTTGTCACGAATTTAATTTAGACTTTTTTAATATTGGTTGTGCAACAACTCCCGAAGTTATTTCTATAATTCCAGCCATTCTCAAAAGAACAGAGAAAATTTTTTGTTCCAGTACAATCGGTGATGTCCAAACTGGCATTAATTTTGAAAGCCTTCAAGCCTCGGCGCAAACCATCCACAGAATTTCTACAGAAACCGTTAATGGATTTGGAAACTTTCGCTTTTGTGCTGCGGCAAATTGTCCTCCAGGAATCCCATTTTTTCCCGCCTCCTACCATGAAGGAGATTCGGCTTTTTCCCTTGGATTAGAATCCGCAGATTTACTCACAGAAGCATTTTCTAACTCTAAGACTCTAGTCCAAGCGGAAACAAATTTAACTGAAATTTATGCAGCACATCTCATAAAACTAGAATCAACTGCCTCTCAACTATGCCAGGAATTTAATATTTCCTATCAGGGAATAGACGCATCCCTCGCCCCCTCCCTGGATAAAACTAATAGTATCGCTGACGCTTATGAAAAATTAGGATTCGGTAAATTTGGGCATTCCGGAACCCTAGCCATTTCCGCCCTCATCACGCGGGTTCTCAAAAAAATTCCCGTGAAATTATGTGGATATTCGGGCTTAATGTTGCCGGTTTGTGAAGATGTGGGACTGGCAAAACGCGCCAGTCAAGGAACCTACAACTTAACCGATTTATTATTATATTCCTCAGTTTGTGGCTGTGGATTAGATACAGTTCCCCTTCCGGGAACTATCTCCGTTGAACAAATTGAGGCAATTTTACTCGATGTTGCCAGTTTAGCGATTAAATTAGATAAACCCCTGTCAGCGCGATTATTTCCCATTCCCGGGAAACAAGCGGGAGAAATGACGGAGTTTAATTCTCCCTATTTAGTAGAATGCAAAATTTTCAATCCTCAACCCAGCATGAATCAATCCAGATAAATTCTCATGTAGAGGCGATTCGCGAATCGCCTCTACATGAGTTTAATCTTCAAAATCAACCAGTAAACTGGGAGAAGTGAGGACGAATACATCCCGAGTTCCCACCCCTGCTTCTAGGGGTTTAATTGGGGTGGTGAAGTGGAAGAAATCGCGATCGTTGACGAGTAACAGTTCCCCGGGATAGAGTACCTTGGTAAATACGGGTTTTTCCCGACGTGCCATATACAGGTGAGTGCCTCCCCCTTGGATATTCTGGCGATCGCAAGAGAAAATTGCCACAAAATCTGCACCATCTTGATGAATCCCTTCCGGCGCAGGATTCCCATAGTTTTTCGGGGAACAGGTGGTGCGGATTTGATGCACCCCGATTTCCACCCCCGGTTTTAACTTGCAGTAATGACTCACTTCTTGCACCAGTTTCTTAAACTCATAAAGCGCAATCAGTTCCTCATCCAATTCCTCAAACTGCCGCTTGACACCGCCTACAACGGGATTATAATCTTTACTCTGGTACAAATACCCATGAGGCAGGTGAATTAACTCATTATCGCTCAGTTTAAACCGGGACAACCGGCGCAATCTGTAATTGCCTTTGATATAAGGGTCTAGGGGTAAATTGTTAAAGAACGGCTTAAATACATCCAGCACAATGGAGTCAATCTTTTCTAAAGCAAAGCTGATGCCATAGCTGGTTTCCGGAGATTTCCGTAGTGTTTGCATCTGACTAACCCTCGGTTTGCGTTGATCCCCGATAAAGAATCCGCTTTATTTCTCTATCTACTTCTAGTATAGACAACTTTTATAAAAAAGGTGCTAACTTTTGGACAATCTGTGCAAAGTTATGATAAAGTCGGAGGAAGCAACTGAGTATAAATTCTGGGCAATTCTCGGCCAAATTTCCCAGACTGTCAAGCCAGATGTAGCCGCTAACGGGACTCATTCGAGGCAGTCAAAGGGATTGGGAAAGAAGCGGTAAAATACTGTAATCGCCCAGGTGAGGCAAGAGTCACGGTTGATGGCATTGGGGAGTTTAGCGCCGATCGCCTACAATAGTCTTGGCGTGATTGAGAGTTCCACTGATGGCAGGGATTACGATAACGATTGACGGCGAAGATTCCGAATCCGCAGCGCAGGATTTACTGGCAATTCCAGGAATAGCCGGTACCGTGTTGGTGGAGGAGGGTCCGAAAAAAACTGAACTGCTGACGACTGTAGCCTCTATTGTTACTATTGTGGGCGGAACCCTCACTATTGCCGAACAGATTCGCAAGTGGTATCAGGAAGCACAGCAAAAACGTCCCAGTAATTTGGACGTACTCCTGGAAGGGGAAGATGGAAATCGAGTCCTCCTGGAAGATGCGACAGTAGAGGAAATTGTCCAGATTCTCCAATCCATCCGTTAATTTTAGGGGAAGGCATTAACCCCACCTTATTTATGCACTGGCTGCAATCTCAATCAAGGTTACCCCATCATGCAAACCCTTCGCATTCAGCTTAAAGAGGATCAACGCGATCGCGTCGAATTGCGCTATTGGGTTGAATCGCAAACACCTTCTGAAGCGCAGTTTCTAAATAGCTCACAAATTGCCGATTTAGTCAAGGAACAAAAGTCACATTATTACCTGGCACAACACCCCCAATTGAGGGAAATGGGGCAGAAATTGTTTTGCTGGTTGGATGGGGAGGGACGGTGGTTGAGTCGTGCTATCGAAGATTGCCATCAAGGGGGATTAATTTTAGCTATTGCTACCCATCAAAATTTGGCGCATCTGCCTTGGGAATTGCTCCATGACGGCACGAGTTTTTTAGTGGAGGGGGCGAACCCGGTGGTGGTGCCAGTGCGCTGGATTGAACGGAAGACCCCGCCACCTCCAGCCCTGGAAGCGCGACCCTTGCAGGTGTTATTTATGGCAACCTCACCTGAAACTGTGGAACCTGTACTCGATTTTGAGGAAGAGGAAGCGCGAATTTTGGCGCAGACGCAGGAGATGGCAGTGCAGGTGCGCGTCGAGGAAAGCGGATGCGTGGCAGAGTTGGGCAAGCTATGGAAGCGATATCTCCAACGCTTCGATATTTTTCACCTTACGGGACATGGGGACATTCAGCGACAAGAACCCTATTATCCCTATTTCATCACCGAGACGGAAACCGGGGACCGCCATGATGCTTTTGCGCCGGAATTTGCTGAAGTGTTTCGCCATCGCTGGCCCCAGTTAATCTTTCTATCCGGATGTCGCACAGGACAGGCAGGGAATCAAGGCACGGTACTGTCAATGGCGGAAACCCTGATCCAGGAGGGGGCGCGGGCGGTATTGGGTTGGGGGTTGCCTGTGCTACCAACCACTGCCACTGTTGCTGCCGCACATTTATATCAGGAGTTAGCTGCGGGATGTTCTCTCGGTGAAGGGTTAGGCAGTACCTACCGCTACTTGTTGCAGAAAGAAAAAGTGAAAGATTGGCATCTGTTGCGGTTGTATGTGCGCGGTGACTGTCCCGGTGCCTTGGTGGAACCCCCAGGGGATTATCATTGGCAACCGCCGCAACCCCCCCAGGAACAATTCCTCGACCCCCTCACCCACGAGGTGCGAGTGGCGACTTCAGAGGAATTTGTTGGACGTCGGCGCTACCTTCAGCGCTATTTACGGGCTCTGAAAAAGCCTCAGTCTATCGGTGTTTTGATTTACGGCATCGGGGGTGTGGGGAAAAGTACGGTAGCGGCGCGGTTGCTGGAACGGATGCCAGAGTATGAACGGATCGTTATCTATCGCGGATTGGATAAGGAGAAGTTAATCAACAAACTATCTCCACAAACCAATGAGACAGAGTTGGAAATTTTGGAAGGGAACCTCTCCCTGAAGCAGCACCTGATTAACTGTCTGCAAATTTTGAATTCCCAGAAGCAGCAGTTGATATTTGTGCTGGATGATTTCGAGGCAAACCTGGAACCGACGGCACATGGGAAACCCGTGTTAAAAAAGGACGCGGTGAAGGTGCTTAGAGATTTGCTTGAGGCAATCGCCCAATCCCGGGGTCCTCATCGCGTCATCATTACCTGTCGCTACGATTTTATCTTCCCAGACCCCACCCTGAATCGCCGCCTATATCGGGAACCGTTGGCAGCATTACGTGGGGAAGATTTACGCAAAAAGTGCCAGCGTCTCGAATCGTTTAAAGTGGATTCGGGGGTAGATGCAGGCTTACAAGAACGAGCAAAAAAAGTGGCCGATGGAAACCCCCGCTTGTTGGAAGAGTTGAATAAAATCTTGCAAACTTCAGGACTGACAATCGGTGAAATTACCACTCAAATGCAAAAGGCTGAGGAGCAATTCCGCGTCGATATTTTAGCCGAAAAATTGCTGAATCAGCAGGACAAAGACTTGCGGGAGATACTTCGATTAGGGTTGGTATTTGAGATGCCAGTACCCAGGTCAGCATTTGAAGAGCTTTGCAGCCAAATCCGCAATAGGGATACCCACATTTCTCGGGCCATTTCCTTGGGATTGTTAGAAACTATCCAATCAACTCCGGTTGATGGCGAATTGTTGAGAGTCTCACGTTTGTTAGGCTTAACAGCGCCAGAAAATCACGAGTCTTTGTACAACCAAGGGGCAAATATATTATATCGAATGTGGGTGGAAGAATGGACAAAAAAATAGAAGAAAGGCTCATAGAAATACATAGGTTAGCCTTGCTCGGTAAAGCAGGAGAAATTGCGGCAAAAATTGGCGCACAACTAACATTGCACTGGAACAATAACAACCAATTTTTACTAGCTGCAAAAATGGGCCTAGATACCTTGTCAGTTGTTGAAGATTATCGGATATTTCATCAACTCGCTCGCTCGGAGAAAGAACTCGGAGAGGTAGAAAAGGCTACAAAACACTATCAACAGGCTTTAGACCTTTGTCCGTTAGAGGATGAAGAAGAAAAGGCTGCTATTCTTCATAATTTAGCAATTCTCAAAGCCAAGCCGCCAGAAATTGATGAGGAGATCGCCCTTTACACCCAATCGTTGGAACTCCAGGAACGCATCGGCGACGTGCAAGGGAAAGCGGTGACTTTGCACCAACTCGCGGGTATCAAAGCCACCCAAGGAGAAATCGACGAGGCGATGGACCTTTACACCCAATCGTTGGAACTCCAGGAACGTATCGGCGACGTGCAAGGGAAAGCGGCGACTTTGCACCAACTCGCGGGTATCAAAGTGACCCAAGGAGAAATCGACGAGGCGATGGACCTTTACAACAAATCGATATGCCTCTTTAGGTACATCGGCGACTTGCAAGGGCAAGCGGCGACTTTGCACCAACTTGCTGGTATTAAAGGCAACCAGGGAGAAATCCACGAGGCGATTGACCTTTACACCCAATCAATGGAAATTTTTGAGTACATCGGCGACGTACAAGGGAAAGCGGCGACTTTGCACCAACTCGCTATTATCAAAGCCACCCAAGGAGAAATCGACGAGGCGATTGACCTTTACACCCAATCGCTGGAACTCAACGAACGGATCGGCGACTTGCAAGGGAAAGGGGCGACTTTGCACCAACTCGCTATTATCAAAGCCACCCAAGGAGAAATCGACGAAGCGATTGACCTTTACACCCAATCGCTGGAACTCAAGGAACGCATCGGCGACGTGCAAGGAAAAGCAGTGACGTTGCACCAACTCGCTGGGATCAAAGTCAACCAAGGACAAATCGACGAGGCGATTGACCTTCACACCCAATCGCTGGAACTCAACGAACGCATCGGGAACCTGCAAGGGATAGCGGCGACTTTGCACCAACTCGCTGGGATCAAAGTCAACCAAGGACAAATCGACGAGGCGATCTCCCTTTCCACCCAATCAATGGAAATTTTTGAACGCATCGGCGACGTGCAAGGGAAAGGGGCGACTTTGCACCAACTCGCTATTATCAAAGCCAACCAAGGAGAAATCGACGAGGCAATCGCCCTTTCCACCCAATCGCTGGAACTCAACGAACGGATCGGCAACGTGCAAGGGAAAGTGGCAACTTTGCACTGTCTGGCTAGTATCAAAGCCACCCAAGGAGAAATCGACGAGGCGATTGACCTTTACACCCAATCGCTGGAACTCAAGGAACGCATCGGCGACTTGCAAGGGAAAGCGGCGACTTTGCACCAACTCGCTATTATCAAAGTCAACCAAGGAGAAATCGACGAGGCAATCGCCCTTTCCACCCAATCAATGGAACTTAATGAACGCATCCACAATTTGCAAGGAAAAGCACCGACGTTAGGAATACTGGGACAACTGTTAGCAAGTCGAGGTGATTTTACTACTGCTTTAGAATATATGTATGAATCTTTAGATATTTTAGAGCGTTTGCGTTCCCCTGAAGCAGAAAAAGTACGGAGAACTATTGTAAAGATCCAGAAAATGGCCGAAGGATAATGGTAAAAATATTCAAATGATTATAGTTTTCTTACCCTTGTAACTCGTAGAAAACCCTCCCTACACTATCGGAGGGATATAGCGTAACAGCATTTCGTCTAACACTTCTAACTGAATGGGTTTGCTTAAATAATCCGTTGCACCTGCGGCTAGACAACGTTCGCGATCGCCTGACATTGCCATTGCAGTAACCACCACCACCGGCAACTGTTGCACATTGGGGTTTTTGCGTAACTCTGCGACTAATTGCAACCCCATTGCCAAATGAGCAAACTGGACATCCAATAAAATTAAATAGGGGTCAAAGGAAAACACTTCTTCCAGAAAATTGGCGCTGTAGCCAATCAATTTGACATGATGTCCAACTGCTTGTAAATAGTCTTGCAACAATAAGGTACTCGACCCATCATAATCCACAATTAAAATTCGACCTCTGCGATCGCCTGCTTCGGGAATTGCAATTGCCGGAAGTTCATCACTCGGGACCGTCGGAACATATCCCGGAGGTGGATCCGGTAAAATAATTGTAAACCGACTTCCCACTCCCAAAGTCGAACTAACGATCACATCCCCCCCATGCAACTGCGCTAAATCTCGCGTCAGTGCTAATCCCAATCCCGTCCCTTGGATGTTATGGTTCAGGTCCGTATCCAGTTGGCGAAATGGGTCAAATACCAGGGGTAAATGTTCTTCAGAAATGCCGATTCCTGTATCGATGACGGTAAATCCAATTCCCCCAGGCTGTTGTTCAACAATTAAGGAAACTTCCCCTCTCGGGGTGAATTTAATCGCATTGGAAAGTAGATTGAGCAGCATTTGTTTGAGACGGCGTTCATCGGCAATGCAAACTCGGATTTTGGGGTCAATTCTACTGGTTAGTCTTAATCCCCGGTCCACCGCCCGTTCCTGCATGACTTTTAGGCAATATTTACAAATTTCAGGAACGGGAATTTCACTAAATTTTAATTCTTCTTTCCCTGCTTCTACTTTGGATAAATCTAAAATATCATTAATCAGTTCTAATAAATGGTCGCCGCTACTTTTAATCCGGCTAATATATTCTTTTTGTTTAGGATTCAGGCTGCCAAAAATTTCTCGTTGTAACATTTGAGACAGCCCTAAGATTGAATTTAAGGGCGTTCTAATTTCATGGCTCATTTGCGCCAAAAATTCACTTTTGGCTCGATTTCTCGCTTCAGCAATATCCCGGGCCCTGGCAACCGCTTCCGCTTGTTTATGTTGGGTAATGTCGGTGATGGCGGCGACGACTCCATCAATTCGACCCTGGCGATCGTACAAGGGTGCGGCATTGATTGAAACAAAAATTTGGCTGCCATCTCGACGGGCGATCGCATACTCCATTTCATAAGTGGGTTGTCCCTTTTGCATCACCTGACAAAAGGGGAGTTGATTTTCCGGTAAACCCCGCGCATCTAAGGGTTGAATTTGCCAAATCGGTTCCTTGTAGCTACATCCGATCATCTGTTGTCGAGGCAGTCCTAGATGCTTCTGTGCCGCTGCATTAGTTAGGGTGATCCGCCCGGTACTATCAAAGACTAAAATTCCATCGGCGTTGGTTTCAATAATCGCATCGAGTCGCCTCTCATTAAGTTCTAGCTGCTTTTTAGACTGATGAATTTCTGAGGTATAGCGGACGATCGCATAGTAGAGAAGAATCGCCACCACCGTCACATACACGCAACCCTTAATGGTTTGCAGATGAGTTAGATTTTCGACACCAGGCTGCCGAAATAAAATCGCTATGACGCGATCGGAACCGACAATCCATAAGGCGCTAATCAATAGATAAATACTGACGATTCGACGCGGAGATAGCTTCATGATGATTCGCCATTGTCTCATCTTAGTCTGCCTGGTAATTTGCTCTGACTCGCTAAGTTTTAACCCCAAGCAACTCTTTGGGTTAAATTCTTCTGGCAAGCTTTTATGGATTGAGGTATAATTTACACCAAAATAAAGAAGAACGCTACAAGTTAGAGGAAAAAAATAGTCCCTGGGGATCAACGGTCAGTTGTCCGGGGTCATTGGTCAGTTGTCCTGAGTCATTGGCGGTTCCCAAATCCGAGGGGATTTGTCCTGGGTCAGTGGTCGTTTGTCATTGGGGGTTCACAAATAGGACAGGGTGCAACTTGGAATGGGAATCCTCACCCCGTTGACTGCGCTTAGACTGAGGAAGTAGGATGCTGTACCAAACTCGACTCCCCATCCGTCGAATTCGGGGCGATCGCCTCCCCCATCCCCCCTGCTTCTGCCCTCAGTTTCGGTTTTAAATATAAATTTTCCACTAAGGCTGCACCCCCCGCAACCCAAGGCGGAACGATTAAGGCACCGACAATTCCCAACACTTGAACCCCACCAATCACCGAAAGTAACTGATAAAGGGGATGCACCCCAACGGAAGACCCGACTAACAACGGATCCAAAACATAAGTCTCCACATTCTGGATGACCACAAATAAAATTAACACCGACAAAAACAGCCATCCGCCTTGAGACACCGCCACAATCAGCGCCGGAATGGCTCCCAAAATCGGCCCTAAAAAGGGAATTAAATTGGTCACTCCGGCGATCGCCCCCAAACCCAAAGCAAACTCCCCTAATCCTAAAGCACTCAATCCCACGCTCGTTGCTACAGCTAACAGAGCCGAAACCAGCACTCGACCCCGAATATATCCCCCCATCCGCTCACTAATCGGCATCACCTGAGTCTCCAAACGCTCATCCCAAGGTTTTGGAAATAGCTGAACCAAACTCTTAATTAAACTGTGACTATCCGCCACCATATAACCGGAAATAAAAATAGATAAAATTAGGGTCACCACACCGCCAAGCAACCCTCGGGTTAATCCATAAGACCGGAGGACCAGTTGTTGAGTTGAGCGAATTCCCCAAGTGGTTACAGACTGGGTATCAAAGAACTGGCGCACAAACTCTGGTGGTGTATCAATCAGTCTAGCCGCCAAATCTTCTGCAATCAGGCGCAATGTTTCCAAATAAGAGGGAAGCTGACGAATTAACCGCTGAATTTGATCCAAGGCTGTCGGTCCAATTAATAAGACCACCCCAGTTAACCCCCCAATCAGGGTAAGGTAAGTAATAATGGTGGCAATCCAGCGGGGAATATGCCATTTTTCCGCCCAATTCACCACGGGAGAAATGGAAGCAGCGAGGACAACCGAGACCATCAGAGTAATCAGCAAACTCCGCAGTTGCCACAGCAATATCACCAGTAAACCTAGGGTGAAAATCAGCAACAGGGTTGTTAGAGAAATTTTAATCCGCGAGGGGGACATAGATAATTTAAGATAAAGGCTTGATTAAGGGGGGTTATAGAAGAGGCGATCGCCTTTTTCGGTTAGGGTGAAAATGGCGATCGCCACAAGACTTGATTCCCTAAAATTGCACTGAACAACCCTTTAATTGCGATGCCATTGGGTGACACCTCCGGGTTTATCAATTAAAGTAATCCCCAGTTCTTGCAATTGATTGCGAATGCGATCGGCTTCGGCAAAGTTTTTCCCCTGACGCGCCGCCAGTCGGTCCTGAAT belongs to Laspinema palackyanum D2c and includes:
- a CDS encoding 2OG-Fe dioxygenase family protein; its protein translation is MQTLRKSPETSYGISFALEKIDSIVLDVFKPFFNNLPLDPYIKGNYRLRRLSRFKLSDNELIHLPHGYLYQSKDYNPVVGGVKRQFEELDEELIALYEFKKLVQEVSHYCKLKPGVEIGVHQIRTTCSPKNYGNPAPEGIHQDGADFVAIFSCDRQNIQGGGTHLYMARREKPVFTKVLYPGELLLVNDRDFFHFTTPIKPLEAGVGTRDVFVLTSPSLLVDFED
- a CDS encoding CHAT domain-containing protein, whose product is MQTLRIQLKEDQRDRVELRYWVESQTPSEAQFLNSSQIADLVKEQKSHYYLAQHPQLREMGQKLFCWLDGEGRWLSRAIEDCHQGGLILAIATHQNLAHLPWELLHDGTSFLVEGANPVVVPVRWIERKTPPPPALEARPLQVLFMATSPETVEPVLDFEEEEARILAQTQEMAVQVRVEESGCVAELGKLWKRYLQRFDIFHLTGHGDIQRQEPYYPYFITETETGDRHDAFAPEFAEVFRHRWPQLIFLSGCRTGQAGNQGTVLSMAETLIQEGARAVLGWGLPVLPTTATVAAAHLYQELAAGCSLGEGLGSTYRYLLQKEKVKDWHLLRLYVRGDCPGALVEPPGDYHWQPPQPPQEQFLDPLTHEVRVATSEEFVGRRRYLQRYLRALKKPQSIGVLIYGIGGVGKSTVAARLLERMPEYERIVIYRGLDKEKLINKLSPQTNETELEILEGNLSLKQHLINCLQILNSQKQQLIFVLDDFEANLEPTAHGKPVLKKDAVKVLRDLLEAIAQSRGPHRVIITCRYDFIFPDPTLNRRLYREPLAALRGEDLRKKCQRLESFKVDSGVDAGLQERAKKVADGNPRLLEELNKILQTSGLTIGEITTQMQKAEEQFRVDILAEKLLNQQDKDLREILRLGLVFEMPVPRSAFEELCSQIRNRDTHISRAISLGLLETIQSTPVDGELLRVSRLLGLTAPENHESLYNQGANILYRMWVEEWTKK
- a CDS encoding peptide ligase PGM1-related protein, encoding MDVQTELEGDRIARFRQLQSQLRDRWQTIDEFDRGDNDILVIPSLSLDRRELLKIDGVHHYEERNLYSLIRLRNPRTRLIYVTSQPLHPTIVEYYLQLLPGIPFSHARDRLLLFSTYDASPKPLTEKILERPRLIERIRQVLRRDKSYMICFNSTASERELAVELDIPLLALNPELLEWGTKSGSRQIFGECNIPHPAGSLSVWTVQSLAVATADLLAKEPNLKRIAIKLNEGFSGKGNAILEVQSLYEIAPEERVATICDRFETMNFQAEEETWAKFSSRIPELGAIVEAYLEGDDKRSPSVQGRILPNGDVEILSTHDQILGGSDQQIFLGCKFPADEGYRLQAQELGMRVGRNLAAKGALERFSVDFLAIQRQESNHPVWDLYAIEINLRKGGTTHPFMELKLLTNGRYNLSTGLFYSQTGRPKYYFATDNLQKDRYRGLLPNDLMDIIAYHQLHFDSCTETGTLFHLMGCLSEFGKLGLTSIGNSPEQAESIYNHVVKILNKETGGSGTDDEGMSAITPAIASPGNLH
- a CDS encoding Dyp-type peroxidase, translating into MTGQLQEGIYHAPGVRPDQCFGIMFLRAARGLTAPQIGTAFQTLWAMYQNLKQGQVKDIPGAPVPSGDLTVLVGYGPNVFKLADRGRSLPLDLGAKNQFRSARPTGGGPLLLGSGLSYADDIQFNPATEEIALQFIAKTELAVNRAVVETWKSLQDLTDPETGESPLLITRFYTGFQRNDERSWIDFHDGVSNMKSSERIQAIAIKEDQTSPEDKWTVGGTYLAFLRLPVDLTVWRKLTRQQQEIIVGRDKLSGCPLEMIDKDGNPVVQTGCPFAGTREVTHPENKEYRELPRVPLESPLNASHSHRANQNKAEDVGSRNSLRVFRQGYEFLEAIDSTPGFRAGLNFVSFQDTPERLLRMLTQPTWLGGVNFGGADKAQLPGMERFITVRAGGVFLVPPVVEGEVFPGSTIFGL
- a CDS encoding DUF711 family protein, with the translated sequence MKIRTITTGISLESPGDRAPIQKAAQFNAQAQQELETQGYEVQTTRISTQSFENYLPGYTLFEILDNSEKLEEICHEFNLDFFNIGCATTPEVISIIPAILKRTEKIFCSSTIGDVQTGINFESLQASAQTIHRISTETVNGFGNFRFCAAANCPPGIPFFPASYHEGDSAFSLGLESADLLTEAFSNSKTLVQAETNLTEIYAAHLIKLESTASQLCQEFNISYQGIDASLAPSLDKTNSIADAYEKLGFGKFGHSGTLAISALITRVLKKIPVKLCGYSGLMLPVCEDVGLAKRASQGTYNLTDLLLYSSVCGCGLDTVPLPGTISVEQIEAILLDVASLAIKLDKPLSARLFPIPGKQAGEMTEFNSPYLVECKIFNPQPSMNQSR